The following are encoded together in the Candidatus Methylacidiphilales bacterium genome:
- a CDS encoding NAD-dependent epimerase produces the protein MKILVTGAAGFIGYHVTHALLQQGLRVWGIDNLNAYYNPRLKQARVRLLEQTPHSEHFDFLLMDLTDRPAMESLIAKQQFTHIIHLAAQAGVRYSIANPHAYAQSNLVSFLNILEGARAVQAKHLIYASSSSVYGLNAAIPFRESDNVDHPVSLYAATKKANELMAHTYSYLYNIPCTGLRFFTVYGPWGRPDMAYYSFTEAILRDHVIYVNNNGQMRRDFTYIDDVVESILRLLDKPPQPDPEWNPERPNPATSIAPFRIYNIGNHTPIELNDFIATLERLLGKKAKIEYRGMAQGDVLATAADVTALHAAVGFQPSTPLEEGLKRFIAWYREYGYRFAAV, from the coding sequence ATGAAAATACTGGTCACAGGAGCCGCTGGTTTCATCGGGTATCACGTCACCCATGCCTTGCTTCAACAAGGCCTACGCGTATGGGGCATCGATAACCTCAACGCCTACTACAATCCACGCCTCAAGCAAGCCCGTGTCCGTCTCCTGGAACAAACACCACATTCCGAGCACTTCGATTTTCTCCTGATGGATTTGACCGATCGTCCAGCTATGGAGTCTCTTATTGCCAAGCAACAATTCACCCATATCATCCATTTAGCTGCCCAAGCTGGGGTGCGCTACAGCATCGCCAACCCGCATGCGTACGCCCAATCTAACCTCGTCAGTTTCCTAAACATCCTCGAAGGCGCACGCGCTGTCCAAGCCAAACACCTAATTTACGCGAGCTCTAGCTCGGTCTACGGCCTCAATGCCGCTATCCCATTCCGAGAATCTGACAACGTCGATCATCCCGTAAGTCTCTACGCAGCCACAAAGAAAGCCAACGAACTCATGGCCCACACCTACAGTTATCTCTACAACATCCCTTGCACAGGTCTTCGCTTCTTCACTGTCTATGGTCCCTGGGGACGTCCCGACATGGCTTACTACAGCTTCACTGAAGCGATCCTTCGGGATCATGTGATTTATGTCAATAACAACGGACAGATGCGCCGCGACTTCACCTATATCGATGACGTCGTCGAAAGCATCTTGCGGTTGCTTGATAAACCACCACAACCCGATCCCGAGTGGAATCCAGAGCGCCCTAATCCAGCTACTAGCATCGCTCCCTTCCGTATCTACAACATCGGCAATCACACCCCTATCGAGCTTAATGACTTTATCGCCACGCTGGAGCGACTCTTAGGCAAAAAAGCTAAAATCGAATACCGCGGAATGGCCCAAGGAGATGTCCTAGCTACAGCAGCAGACGTCACAGCACTTCATGCAGCGGTCGGATTTCAGCCCTCTACTCCCCTTGAAGAGGGTCTCAAACGTTTTATCGCTTGGTATCGAGAATACGGCTATCGTTTCGCTGCTGTATGA
- a CDS encoding ParB/RepB/Spo0J family partition protein: MSSKPALGRGLKALIGTAPAIASPEPVIEKGERVQNVQIERIVSSPFQPRKVFREEELTELKDSIKAVGILQPLIVRAQQDKYELIAGERRWRAAQALGLKEVPVIVRSATDREVLEFALTENLQRADLDPIEEAQAYVQLIEQFGLTQEEIAQRVGKNRATIANNIRLLSLSQEVITYIREGKLSVGHAKVLLSLDEQAKQDLLARRVIKENITVRQLEKLVAQISSSSSSSPRNHKIKIDEAQNKAVHYQLRDIQTRLQQHFATKVTVHGNLECGKIEIAYYSSADLDRLHRLLLPHEQT; encoded by the coding sequence ATGTCATCAAAACCCGCACTTGGCCGAGGTCTGAAAGCTCTCATCGGCACAGCGCCAGCTATCGCTTCTCCTGAGCCTGTGATTGAGAAAGGCGAGCGCGTGCAGAATGTGCAAATCGAAAGAATTGTTTCCAGTCCTTTTCAACCTCGAAAAGTTTTTCGAGAGGAAGAATTGACTGAGTTGAAGGATTCAATAAAGGCAGTAGGTATCCTTCAACCCCTTATTGTCCGTGCACAGCAAGATAAATATGAACTGATAGCTGGAGAACGGCGTTGGCGTGCAGCGCAAGCACTAGGACTTAAAGAAGTTCCCGTCATTGTGCGCTCAGCTACTGACCGAGAAGTCCTAGAGTTCGCCCTAACAGAAAATCTCCAGCGGGCAGACCTTGATCCAATCGAAGAAGCACAAGCCTATGTGCAGTTAATCGAGCAGTTTGGTCTGACCCAAGAAGAAATCGCTCAGCGCGTGGGTAAAAATCGTGCTACCATAGCAAATAACATCCGTCTTCTCTCGCTCAGCCAAGAGGTCATCACATACATTCGGGAAGGGAAGCTCTCTGTGGGCCACGCTAAGGTGCTTCTTTCGCTGGACGAACAAGCCAAACAAGATTTACTCGCTCGCCGTGTCATTAAGGAAAACATCACAGTTCGTCAGCTTGAGAAGCTTGTCGCTCAAATATCCTCATCCTCTTCATCTTCACCTAGAAACCACAAAATTAAAATCGATGAAGCCCAAAACAAAGCTGTGCATTATCAGCTCCGAGATATTCAGACGCGGCTTCAGCAACATTTTGCTACAAAAGTCACTGTGCATGGCAATCTAGAGTGTGGTAAAATCGAAATCGCTTACTACTCAAGCGCAGATCTCGATCGGCTACACCGACTTCTGTTACCTCATGAGCAGACGTAA
- a CDS encoding helix-hairpin-helix domain-containing protein has translation MGIFNFFKKNKTPKENQASPNIQPAQATAPPPPTVGAYPPVSKPAQAPAMPSHKAASPGAITTPIITSGEIKAAPASPAPAPEKSTPSESTVAPRPAAVNPPKNAPSVSTLPTPKTSSSIGPTGRPPLSASQMIRPAGLKVPAKYVPPSGFRPAPPPPQFPTTANKENPNSPQNFTPPKPKQVLSSSPTLSGEPLPPPNTSGSPTLSAALTNKQPATTPNQVSSTTQTTEAPTSESTVASPPDGVASPASVSSSQAPESSIAPQSPSDSGESATLDLNSCSVAELLRIPNLPRRLAEAIVQYRETHGAFRALEDLLQVPEMTPVAYAMITGQEAPPNYKHTKNIRQLLSIPQDQTLTAKLVVEKIAGWPDVVGCVLSNKDSSVIASHLMGTLSAEKIAQAAAQFLSFTQNQLEPLQQSQAPEIIIPGPSASFCFMASNKVHLTLIYSVMIPPARHLEILRAIISQIEV, from the coding sequence ATGGGAATTTTTAATTTTTTCAAAAAAAACAAGACACCTAAGGAGAATCAGGCTTCCCCAAACATCCAGCCAGCTCAGGCTACCGCCCCACCTCCACCTACTGTAGGTGCATATCCGCCTGTATCAAAGCCCGCTCAGGCACCGGCTATGCCTTCACACAAAGCAGCCTCACCAGGTGCAATTACAACCCCAATCATCACTTCGGGTGAAATAAAAGCCGCACCTGCGAGTCCCGCCCCCGCCCCCGAAAAATCCACTCCTTCCGAATCGACAGTTGCACCCCGTCCAGCAGCGGTCAATCCCCCGAAAAATGCACCTAGTGTCTCCACACTCCCCACGCCCAAAACAAGCAGTTCGATTGGTCCCACGGGGCGCCCACCTCTCTCAGCAAGCCAGATGATTAGGCCAGCAGGCTTGAAGGTTCCTGCCAAATATGTTCCCCCATCGGGGTTCCGGCCTGCCCCTCCGCCGCCTCAGTTTCCGACCACCGCAAACAAGGAAAATCCTAATTCACCACAAAATTTCACTCCACCGAAGCCCAAGCAAGTGCTTTCATCATCTCCCACTTTATCAGGTGAACCCCTGCCGCCTCCAAATACATCTGGATCCCCCACACTGTCTGCTGCCTTGACCAATAAGCAACCGGCTACTACGCCGAATCAGGTCTCCTCCACCACTCAGACGACAGAGGCGCCCACCAGTGAGTCTACTGTAGCATCTCCTCCAGATGGTGTCGCCAGCCCGGCTTCGGTCTCATCATCCCAGGCCCCTGAATCATCCATCGCACCCCAGTCTCCAAGCGACTCAGGTGAAAGTGCGACGCTCGACTTGAACTCTTGCTCAGTAGCTGAATTACTGCGAATCCCGAATCTTCCAAGGCGATTGGCAGAAGCTATCGTTCAATATCGCGAGACGCATGGCGCTTTCCGTGCACTGGAAGATCTTCTGCAGGTGCCGGAAATGACTCCGGTAGCGTATGCAATGATCACGGGGCAAGAGGCACCACCTAATTACAAACATACCAAAAACATTCGCCAACTCCTCAGCATTCCACAGGATCAAACGCTCACAGCAAAACTTGTCGTTGAGAAAATTGCTGGCTGGCCTGATGTGGTGGGTTGCGTTCTCTCCAACAAGGACTCCTCCGTGATCGCCTCTCACCTCATGGGAACCCTCTCAGCTGAAAAAATCGCCCAAGCCGCAGCACAGTTTCTTAGTTTCACTCAAAATCAACTTGAGCCTCTTCAGCAAAGCCAGGCTCCTGAAATTATCATCCCAGGCCCATCAGCTAGCTTTTGTTTCATGGCCAGCAACAAGGTGCATTTGACTCTTATCTACTCGGTTATGATTCCACCGGCTCGTCACTTGGAAATTCTTCGCGCCATCATCTCACAAATAGAAGTCTAG
- a CDS encoding thioredoxin domain-containing protein, with protein MTPSSAGLRNRLQNEKSPYLLQHAHNPVAWQPWDEEALLLARKLQLPIFLSIGYSTCHWCHVMARESFEDAETAAILNKYFIPIKVDREERPDLDSIYMAYVQATTGHGGWPMSVFLTPELHPFFGGTYFPPENNPYGRPSFRSILKQIADAWQKHHAEISEKARLATARFIEVTQVTEAISNSVPPLEKTLQLSIRQAQKNFDPLNGGFSSAPKFPRPTLLSFLLTTATHPLASASQPSALEMADRTLTSIIKGGIHDHLGGGFHRYSVDSYWHIPHYEKMLYDQGQLLTALAQAYALTQKKSYLQSAEKLIYYLQSRLKSCCGAFYSAEDADSPRPENPQKHGEGAYYTWFEKEIREVLDPLEAEIAILRFGIRPEGNAPIESDPHGELKNLNTLRISASIDHLVSQYNLPVEEVEQILARAEKKLLLKRETRPHPHLDDKIITAWNAYVISGLCAWADFEPSLAPTALPLARAAAEFILEELLDQESGLLYRSYRQGRSSIRAFAIDYAALIAALLDLYHSTAEPAWLRQALSLQTQMDSLFWDEKQGSFFNEDGRDPSLLYRTHGDEDHAEPSANSVAALNLIRIADILHNPKRREQASRILCRQSSILEKFPFASPHLTTALIHYHTEPTNIVIVGERSHPQTIELFTEAKRHFLPALTVLLVDGEANSDFLVKHTPWIIDFKIIDGKATAYVCRHFSCQKVIHTISELRESLAAGVTK; from the coding sequence ATGACCCCATCATCCGCTGGCCTGCGGAATCGTCTTCAAAATGAAAAAAGTCCCTATCTACTCCAACACGCCCACAACCCCGTTGCTTGGCAACCCTGGGACGAAGAAGCTTTACTACTAGCACGGAAACTGCAGCTCCCGATATTTCTCTCGATAGGTTACTCCACTTGCCACTGGTGCCACGTAATGGCTCGCGAATCTTTTGAAGACGCAGAGACAGCGGCTATTCTAAATAAATATTTCATCCCCATAAAAGTGGATCGCGAAGAACGCCCCGACCTCGATTCCATCTATATGGCCTACGTTCAAGCAACGACAGGTCACGGAGGCTGGCCGATGAGCGTTTTCTTGACTCCAGAGCTTCACCCGTTTTTCGGGGGGACATATTTCCCTCCCGAAAACAATCCCTACGGCCGTCCCTCATTTCGTTCTATCCTCAAACAGATCGCCGATGCGTGGCAAAAACATCATGCCGAAATCTCCGAAAAAGCTAGGCTAGCCACAGCACGATTCATTGAAGTGACTCAAGTAACCGAAGCAATCTCAAATTCCGTCCCGCCTCTTGAAAAAACCCTTCAGCTTTCGATCCGCCAAGCTCAGAAAAACTTCGATCCGCTCAACGGAGGTTTCTCATCCGCTCCAAAATTTCCCCGTCCCACACTATTAAGCTTCCTGCTTACCACTGCCACTCACCCTCTTGCTTCCGCCTCTCAGCCGTCTGCCCTAGAGATGGCTGACCGCACCCTCACGAGCATCATCAAAGGAGGCATTCACGACCATCTGGGCGGAGGATTTCACCGCTACTCCGTAGATAGCTATTGGCACATTCCGCACTACGAAAAAATGCTTTACGATCAAGGTCAACTTCTCACAGCCCTGGCTCAGGCATACGCGCTCACCCAAAAAAAAAGTTACCTGCAATCAGCGGAAAAACTGATCTACTACCTCCAAAGCCGTCTCAAATCTTGCTGCGGTGCTTTTTATTCCGCTGAAGATGCCGACAGCCCACGACCCGAAAACCCTCAAAAACACGGCGAAGGCGCATACTACACATGGTTCGAAAAAGAAATCCGAGAAGTTCTAGATCCATTAGAAGCCGAGATTGCGATTCTACGTTTTGGTATCCGGCCAGAAGGCAACGCCCCTATCGAATCTGATCCTCACGGTGAACTCAAAAATCTCAACACCCTTAGAATAAGCGCATCGATTGACCATCTCGTATCGCAATACAATCTTCCCGTAGAAGAAGTGGAGCAAATCCTTGCCAGAGCCGAGAAAAAACTTTTACTCAAACGAGAAACGCGTCCCCACCCTCACCTCGACGATAAAATCATCACTGCATGGAATGCTTATGTCATCTCTGGCTTATGTGCCTGGGCTGACTTTGAACCGTCCTTAGCACCGACAGCTCTCCCCTTAGCCCGCGCCGCGGCAGAGTTTATCCTCGAAGAACTCCTCGATCAAGAATCAGGCCTCCTATACCGCTCGTATCGCCAAGGACGATCCAGTATTCGTGCCTTTGCTATAGACTATGCAGCGCTGATCGCTGCACTGCTAGATCTCTATCACAGCACAGCTGAGCCTGCTTGGCTTCGGCAAGCCCTTTCTTTGCAGACCCAGATGGATTCTCTTTTCTGGGATGAAAAACAAGGCAGCTTCTTCAACGAAGATGGGCGAGATCCATCTCTCCTCTATCGAACACACGGAGACGAAGATCACGCTGAACCCTCTGCGAACTCCGTAGCAGCCTTAAACCTTATCCGAATAGCCGACATTTTACACAATCCCAAACGCCGTGAGCAGGCTTCTCGAATTTTATGCCGCCAAAGCTCCATATTAGAAAAATTTCCATTTGCCTCCCCTCACCTCACAACGGCTTTAATCCATTATCACACTGAACCCACCAATATTGTAATCGTAGGAGAGCGCTCCCATCCGCAGACCATAGAATTATTCACAGAGGCCAAGCGCCACTTTCTTCCGGCGCTCACAGTATTACTGGTCGATGGAGAAGCCAATTCAGATTTTCTTGTGAAACACACCCCCTGGATCATAGATTTCAAGATAATCGATGGAAAAGCAACAGCCTACGTTTGCCGACACTTTTCTTGTCAAAAGGTTATCCACACGATCAGTGAGCTACGCGAGAGCTTAGCGGCCGGAGTTACAAAATGA
- the rplT gene encoding 50S ribosomal protein L20 has protein sequence MARTTNAPASRERRKRMLKAAKGFRGNRSKLFRYAKDALMKAKYWSYRDRKTRKRNFRSLWIIRINAACRSLGITYNRFIEQLKKSKISIDRKILADLAVREPKAFEAIVAAAKAN, from the coding sequence ATGGCTCGAACTACAAACGCCCCAGCATCACGCGAACGTCGCAAGCGCATGCTGAAAGCCGCAAAGGGCTTCCGCGGCAACCGTAGCAAGCTCTTCCGCTATGCGAAAGATGCCTTGATGAAGGCCAAATACTGGTCCTATCGCGATCGAAAAACACGCAAAAGAAATTTCCGTTCCCTCTGGATTATTCGCATCAACGCTGCTTGCCGCTCTCTGGGCATCACTTACAACCGCTTTATCGAGCAGCTCAAAAAATCCAAGATTTCCATCGATCGCAAAATCCTCGCTGATCTGGCCGTGCGCGAGCCTAAAGCCTTCGAAGCGATCGTAGCCGCGGCTAAAGCGAATTAA
- the pheS gene encoding phenylalanine--tRNA ligase subunit alpha has product MNSQLEALTQEILTAIEQAKDAKALDFIRTKYFSRQGAFSLLRQTITQLPPEERRAFGQAVNAAYEKLQSALSSRAESFAPLESLFPPDPTLPPRTYPQGSLHPVLTLLSRSVEIFRSLGFALADGPEVEYEYFNFDALNTPPDHPARNEQDTFYIDPPEKAHPKWGRRLLRTQTSPIQIRVMQSQKPPIRIIAPGRCYRRDEIDATHSLSFHQIEGLYVDQNVTLAQLKGTLEYFFRSLLGNDLEFRFRPHFFPFTEPSFEVDCARSDTVYKGKKWLEICGCGMVHPKVLEESGIDPEKYTGFAFGFGLERIAMQIHGVTDLRMFTENDIRLLSALTPPI; this is encoded by the coding sequence ATGAATTCTCAACTTGAAGCGCTCACCCAAGAAATTCTCACCGCGATTGAGCAAGCCAAAGACGCCAAAGCACTCGACTTTATTCGGACGAAATATTTCTCAAGACAAGGAGCGTTCTCACTTTTACGACAGACGATTACCCAGCTTCCTCCCGAGGAGCGCCGGGCTTTTGGACAAGCCGTAAATGCTGCCTACGAGAAACTACAATCAGCCCTATCTTCACGCGCCGAAAGTTTTGCTCCACTCGAATCGCTGTTTCCTCCGGATCCTACCCTACCGCCTCGGACATACCCTCAAGGCTCGCTTCACCCCGTGTTAACGCTCCTTTCACGGTCGGTAGAAATCTTTCGCTCCTTAGGTTTCGCTTTAGCCGATGGCCCAGAGGTGGAATATGAATATTTCAACTTCGATGCTTTAAATACCCCGCCAGACCATCCAGCTCGCAACGAGCAAGACACCTTTTATATCGATCCCCCCGAAAAAGCCCATCCGAAGTGGGGCCGACGTCTACTCCGCACGCAAACTTCGCCGATACAAATTCGCGTCATGCAATCCCAAAAGCCGCCAATCCGCATAATTGCCCCAGGGCGCTGCTATCGCCGTGACGAGATCGATGCCACCCACTCTCTCTCATTTCATCAAATCGAAGGCCTATACGTGGATCAAAACGTCACCTTAGCCCAGCTCAAAGGCACACTCGAATACTTCTTCCGCTCCCTTTTGGGCAACGATCTAGAGTTCCGTTTTCGCCCGCACTTTTTTCCATTCACAGAACCGAGTTTTGAAGTGGACTGCGCCCGATCGGACACCGTTTACAAAGGCAAAAAATGGCTAGAAATCTGCGGCTGTGGTATGGTGCATCCTAAAGTTTTGGAAGAGTCTGGAATTGATCCCGAGAAATATACAGGCTTTGCATTCGGATTTGGCCTCGAGCGAATCGCAATGCAGATCCACGGCGTGACCGATCTGCGGATGTTTACCGAAAATGATATCCGCCTCTTAAGCGCGCTTACTCCACCAATTTGA
- the polX gene encoding DNA polymerase/3'-5' exonuclease PolX, translated as MDKNQIIQVLEEIATLLELKDENRFKVIAYRNAARALETLPKPLEDYIQNNTLHEIKGIGTAISEKITTLYNQGTLPYYDELKSSIPQGLLSLLEIPGLGPKKVKLLYDQLQIDSIEKLEKACQAGQLESLKGFGKKTEANILEGIAQRRLFSNQFLTGNIRPLAESLLDTLRAHPATIQIAIAGSLRRWKETIKDIDLIASSSSPHDLMQAFVSLPAVQRILNHGETKSSVILQNGIQCDLRVVPDKIYPYALAHFTGSKEHNIALRQRAIHQGKKLSEWGLFQIGKNGEEILVPCRSEEELHQALGLDFIPPELREDLGEIEASESHRLPRLIEWTEIKGTLHCHTTESDGASTLEEIAHSAIELGLQYLGVSDHSRSQFQAHGLDETRLLNQIRTIKNWNQLHAPTYGLHLLAGCEVDILKDGSLDFPDTVLAELDFVIASIHSGFSHDENAMTQRLLAAIQNPYVTVIGHPTGRLLLQRQPYPLDIPRILEAAAKTGTWIELNATPSRLDLDWRWWRKARELGVRCVITTDAHHADQLHYLRLGTQLARKGWLESRDVVNTAPWPKFKALLQEKRKRFGLGP; from the coding sequence ATGGATAAAAACCAAATCATTCAAGTTCTAGAAGAAATAGCCACACTTCTAGAACTAAAAGATGAAAACCGATTTAAAGTAATCGCCTACCGCAACGCCGCACGCGCTCTAGAAACACTCCCCAAGCCGCTAGAAGACTACATCCAAAACAACACCCTTCACGAAATCAAAGGGATCGGAACGGCAATCTCAGAGAAAATTACTACCTTGTATAACCAAGGAACTCTTCCCTACTACGACGAATTAAAGTCCTCAATTCCTCAAGGACTTTTAAGCCTTTTAGAGATTCCAGGTCTTGGCCCCAAAAAGGTCAAGCTCCTCTATGATCAACTACAAATTGACTCCATCGAAAAGCTGGAAAAAGCCTGCCAAGCAGGACAGCTTGAAAGTCTCAAAGGATTCGGAAAAAAAACCGAAGCAAATATACTTGAGGGAATCGCCCAGCGCCGCCTCTTCTCTAATCAATTCCTTACAGGAAATATAAGACCACTGGCGGAGTCCCTACTTGACACACTGCGGGCGCACCCAGCAACCATACAAATCGCTATAGCTGGCAGCCTCCGACGCTGGAAAGAGACCATTAAAGACATCGACCTAATCGCCTCTTCATCATCACCTCATGATCTAATGCAAGCCTTTGTTTCACTGCCGGCAGTCCAGCGTATTTTGAATCACGGCGAGACTAAATCTTCCGTGATCCTACAAAATGGCATCCAGTGTGATTTGCGGGTAGTTCCCGATAAAATCTATCCTTACGCTCTAGCTCATTTCACCGGCAGCAAAGAACACAACATCGCGTTGCGTCAGCGAGCCATTCACCAAGGTAAAAAACTCTCTGAATGGGGACTCTTCCAAATCGGCAAAAACGGAGAGGAAATCCTTGTCCCATGCCGCTCAGAAGAAGAGCTACATCAAGCGCTCGGCCTAGATTTTATTCCACCCGAATTACGCGAAGACTTGGGAGAAATCGAGGCATCAGAGTCTCATCGCTTACCTCGACTCATCGAGTGGACAGAAATCAAAGGCACCCTTCATTGCCATACCACCGAAAGTGATGGCGCTTCCACACTGGAAGAAATAGCACATTCCGCAATTGAACTAGGCCTTCAATACCTAGGCGTCAGCGACCATTCTCGTTCCCAATTCCAAGCCCACGGCCTTGATGAGACCCGCCTACTCAATCAAATCCGCACAATTAAAAATTGGAATCAACTCCATGCCCCCACTTACGGCCTCCACCTTCTCGCAGGTTGTGAAGTAGATATCCTGAAAGATGGCTCGCTAGATTTCCCGGATACGGTATTAGCTGAGCTCGATTTTGTTATCGCATCGATTCACTCCGGCTTTTCACACGACGAAAACGCCATGACACAACGACTCCTTGCTGCAATTCAAAATCCATACGTCACTGTTATCGGCCACCCCACAGGTCGGCTTTTACTGCAACGACAACCTTATCCCCTCGACATCCCACGCATTCTTGAAGCAGCAGCTAAGACAGGCACTTGGATTGAGCTAAATGCCACCCCCTCTCGTCTCGATCTGGATTGGCGTTGGTGGCGGAAAGCACGCGAACTCGGCGTGCGTTGCGTCATTACGACCGATGCTCATCACGCCGACCAACTTCATTACCTTCGACTCGGCACCCAACTTGCACGCAAAGGATGGCTGGAAAGCAGAGATGTAGTCAACACTGCACCCTGGCCCAAATTCAAAGCCTTATTGCAAGAAAAAAGAAAACGCTTCGGGCTAGGTCCCTGA
- the gspG gene encoding type II secretion system major pseudopilin GspG, translated as MKICRAKKAFTLLEIMIVVGIIAIFAAFAINQIAGNVDIAREQRAESDIKTISTQLRTYEMLNLTLPTTQQGLEALVSRPGGEPQPRKWRQLMTEIPVDPWGEKYVYRYPGTKNTNSFDLFSKGPDRQEGTADDIGNWKQ; from the coding sequence ATGAAAATTTGTAGGGCTAAGAAAGCGTTCACGCTACTTGAGATAATGATTGTTGTGGGAATCATAGCGATCTTTGCGGCGTTCGCGATCAATCAAATAGCTGGAAATGTGGATATTGCCCGAGAGCAGCGAGCTGAGAGTGATATTAAGACGATTTCTACTCAGTTGCGAACGTATGAAATGTTGAACTTGACTCTCCCGACTACGCAGCAAGGCCTTGAGGCTTTAGTTTCGCGTCCTGGAGGGGAGCCGCAACCAAGGAAATGGCGACAATTGATGACAGAAATTCCTGTCGATCCCTGGGGGGAGAAATATGTATATCGTTATCCTGGGACAAAAAATACGAATTCGTTCGATCTCTTTTCTAAGGGACCAGACCGTCAGGAGGGGACGGCCGATGACATCGGTAATTGGAAACAATAA
- a CDS encoding quinone-dependent dihydroorotate dehydrogenase, with the protein MNFYRLIFPILSALLPPEPAHQIALKILSSPLTIRLIKAINHKINFHFAPQNICGAVFPNPIGLAAGFDKNAEALPAWQALGFGFVEIGTVTPLPQDGNPKPRLFRVCKEHALINRMGFPNIGAAAVAQRLSRLKNSGLYPTIPIGINVAKNKNTPIESASEDYAQAVKILNPYADYFTLNISSPNTPGLRLLQSPESIQEIVQACRNVTQRPLFIKLAPDLDLYVFLRILEYCRTAPIQGLVLTNTLLERPLRFSSNEKGGISGRPLHHAAVDRVRIASESLSGTQIKIIGVGGIESLNTLRDFIDAGAHLVQLYTGLVYQGPSLLNEFARSWHLIQSQRPL; encoded by the coding sequence ATGAATTTTTACCGACTTATATTCCCAATCTTAAGTGCCTTACTTCCACCTGAGCCCGCTCATCAAATTGCCTTAAAAATCCTTTCTTCACCTTTAACCATTCGCCTCATCAAGGCAATCAACCACAAAATCAACTTCCACTTTGCTCCTCAGAACATATGCGGAGCTGTTTTCCCAAACCCTATCGGCCTCGCTGCAGGCTTCGATAAAAACGCTGAGGCTCTGCCCGCCTGGCAAGCTCTGGGCTTTGGTTTCGTTGAAATTGGGACTGTTACTCCCTTACCACAAGATGGAAACCCTAAACCTCGTTTATTTCGTGTCTGTAAAGAGCACGCCCTAATCAATCGCATGGGATTCCCCAACATTGGTGCAGCAGCTGTAGCTCAACGCTTAAGCAGACTAAAAAACTCCGGGCTCTACCCCACCATCCCCATAGGCATTAACGTTGCCAAAAACAAAAACACACCCATAGAATCTGCATCTGAGGACTATGCACAAGCCGTCAAAATCCTTAACCCCTACGCTGACTACTTCACATTAAACATCAGCTCCCCCAATACCCCAGGCCTACGTCTCCTCCAGTCACCAGAATCCATCCAAGAAATTGTCCAAGCTTGCCGCAATGTTACTCAACGCCCTCTTTTTATAAAACTCGCTCCAGACTTAGACCTTTATGTCTTCCTTCGTATCTTGGAATATTGCCGCACAGCGCCAATCCAAGGACTTGTTTTGACTAACACTCTCCTAGAACGCCCATTAAGATTTTCCTCAAATGAAAAAGGCGGTATTAGCGGTCGCCCACTTCATCATGCTGCTGTGGACCGTGTTCGAATCGCCTCAGAAAGTCTAAGCGGAACCCAAATTAAAATCATCGGCGTCGGTGGAATAGAGTCACTCAACACTCTCCGCGACTTTATCGATGCTGGAGCTCATCTCGTTCAATTATACACTGGACTCGTATATCAAGGCCCATCTCTTCTCAATGAATTTGCCCGTTCATGGCACCTGATTCAATCACAACGTCCTCTATAG